A window of the Blattabacterium cuenoti genome harbors these coding sequences:
- a CDS encoding GYDIA family GHMP kinase, with translation MHYKKSFFYSHGKLLLTGEYVILFGALGVALPTVKGQLLTVIENKDTSSILHWKSYDKNHNIWFEAIFRLPYLEIFYNTEKNIAIRLRNLLLKSKKIKKKFLKESLSIYVNTYLQFSIDWGLGSSSTLINNIAKWANINPFELLDNENFPGSGYDIACVSISKPIIYKYYDTMPFYIPINFNPPFKNKLFFLHLNKKQNTTKCINLFRYNNIPNKKIIESISFITWKVLFCKKLNEFEELLLNHEKIISKILNLPTIKEIYFPDYLGLVKSLGAWGGDFVLISFRKGMKKYFSKKGFNTIISFDKMIF, from the coding sequence ATGCATTATAAAAAAAGTTTTTTTTATAGTCATGGAAAATTATTATTAACTGGAGAATATGTAATTTTATTTGGAGCTCTGGGAGTAGCTTTACCTACTGTAAAAGGACAATTGTTAACTGTTATTGAAAATAAAGATACTTCTTCTATATTACATTGGAAAAGTTATGATAAAAATCATAATATTTGGTTTGAAGCAATTTTTCGATTACCTTATTTAGAAATTTTTTATAACACAGAAAAAAATATTGCTATTAGATTAAGAAATTTGTTATTAAAATCTAAAAAAATTAAGAAAAAATTTTTAAAAGAATCATTAAGCATATATGTTAATACATATTTACAATTTTCTATAGATTGGGGATTAGGAAGTAGTTCTACTTTAATAAATAATATAGCTAAATGGGCTAATATAAATCCATTTGAATTATTAGATAATGAAAATTTTCCAGGAAGTGGTTATGACATAGCATGTGTATCAATATCAAAACCAATTATTTATAAATATTATGATACAATGCCTTTTTATATTCCTATAAATTTTAATCCTCCATTTAAAAATAAATTATTTTTTTTACATCTAAATAAAAAACAAAATACAACTAAATGTATAAATTTATTTCGTTATAATAATATACCTAATAAAAAAATTATAGAATCTATATCTTTTATAACCTGGAAAGTTTTATTTTGTAAAAAATTAAATGAATTTGAAGAATTATTATTGAATCATGAAAAAATTATATCAAAAATACTTAATTTACCTACTATTAAAGAAATATATTTTCCGGATTATTTAGGATTAGTTAAAAGTTTAGGAGCATGGGGAGGCGATTTTGTGTTAATTAGTTTTAGAAAAGGCATGAAAAAATATTTTTCTAAAAAAGGATTTAATACTATTATATCATTTGATAAAATGATTTTTTAA
- the fabD gene encoding ACP S-malonyltransferase, protein MKAYLFSGQGSQYPGMGKKLYEKNDLAKKIFHKANDILGFYITSIMFEGSKEDLKKTKNAQLSIYIYSIIETMIYKFEPDMVAGNSLGELSALTSANVLSFEDGLKLVYERANIMQKICETIPGKMMVIFGLNHKIIEHICKKDNGIVVVSNYNSPNQLVISGESLSVKRVCSILSRIGAKKIICLPVHGAFHSPIMKLAKKDFEIIVNKIDFKKPKFPIYQNVNGLPVSNPNEIKKNIIKQIFSPVKWMHSIRSMIINGANSFIEIGPGKILKNMAEKYIKNFKKKM, encoded by the coding sequence ATGAAAGCTTATTTATTTTCTGGACAAGGAAGTCAATATCCAGGAATGGGAAAAAAATTATATGAAAAAAATGATTTAGCAAAAAAAATTTTTCATAAAGCTAATGATATTCTTGGATTTTATATAACATCAATTATGTTTGAAGGATCTAAAGAAGATTTAAAGAAAACAAAAAATGCACAATTATCTATATATATTTATTCAATAATAGAAACAATGATCTATAAATTTGAACCAGATATGGTGGCAGGAAATTCTTTAGGAGAATTATCAGCTTTAACATCTGCTAATGTTTTATCTTTTGAAGACGGATTAAAATTAGTATATGAAAGAGCAAATATAATGCAAAAAATTTGTGAAACTATTCCAGGAAAAATGATGGTTATTTTTGGATTAAATCATAAAATTATAGAACATATTTGTAAAAAAGATAATGGAATCGTTGTAGTATCTAATTATAATTCCCCTAATCAATTAGTTATTTCTGGAGAATCTCTTTCTGTTAAAAGAGTATGTTCTATTTTAAGTAGAATAGGAGCAAAAAAAATAATTTGCCTTCCTGTTCATGGAGCGTTTCATTCTCCAATCATGAAATTGGCTAAAAAAGATTTTGAAATTATTGTTAATAAAATTGATTTTAAAAAACCAAAATTTCCTATTTATCAAAATGTTAATGGATTACCAGTATCAAATCCTAATGAAATAAAAAAAAATATTATTAAACAGATTTTTTCTCCAGTAAAATGGATGCATTCTATAAGAAGTATGATTATTAACGGAGCAAATTCTTTTATAGAAATAGGACCAGGAAAAATATTAAAAAATATGGCAGAAAAATATATAAAAAATTTTAAAAAAAAAATGTAA
- a CDS encoding TatD family hydrolase: MNITDTHAHLYMKDFNNDIDNVINRSIKEGITKILIPSVNNSTVQNIIKLKNKYPNICYPMVGLHPNYVFPNLLNKELIKIEKWLENYSFISIGEIGIDLYSNNKKFLFEQEYAFKRQINFAKEKKLPIVIHCRNAFDYVFKFLKKNNSSIKGVFHCFSGNFNQAKKIIDIGMKLGIGGLITFKNNHIKNFLKKISIENIVLETDSPYLSPHPIRGKRNEPSNIRIILKKISDIYSLSEKKIINIINKNVKNLFFN; encoded by the coding sequence ATGAATATAACCGATACTCATGCTCATTTATATATGAAAGATTTTAATAATGATATAGATAACGTAATTAATAGATCTATAAAAGAAGGAATAACTAAAATTTTAATACCTTCTGTAAATAATTCAACTGTACAAAATATTATTAAATTAAAAAATAAATATCCCAACATATGTTATCCAATGGTTGGATTACATCCAAATTATGTTTTTCCAAATTTATTAAATAAAGAATTGATTAAAATAGAAAAATGGTTGGAAAATTATTCATTTATATCAATAGGAGAAATAGGTATAGATTTATATTCTAATAATAAGAAATTTCTTTTTGAACAAGAATATGCATTTAAAAGACAAATAAATTTTGCTAAGGAAAAAAAACTTCCAATAGTAATACACTGTAGAAATGCTTTTGATTATGTTTTTAAGTTTTTAAAAAAAAATAATTCATCAATAAAAGGAGTTTTTCATTGTTTTTCCGGAAATTTTAATCAAGCTAAAAAAATTATTGATATTGGAATGAAATTGGGAATAGGAGGGTTGATTACTTTTAAAAATAACCATATTAAGAATTTTCTAAAAAAAATTAGTATAGAAAATATAGTATTAGAAACAGATTCTCCATATCTTTCTCCACATCCTATCAGAGGAAAAAGAAATGAACCATCAAATATAAGAATTATACTAAAAAAAATATCAGATATTTATTCATTATCAGAAAAAAAAATTATTAATATTATTAATAAAAATGTAAAAAATTTATTTTTTAATTAA